A stretch of Gammaproteobacteria bacterium DNA encodes these proteins:
- a CDS encoding CDP-6-deoxy-delta-3,4-glucoseen reductase encodes MSYKVELKPSEQNFTIDEGESLIDAAHRQGIHLPYSCRDGTCGTCKGKVIRGEVNHHHYSPQALSEQEREEGMALFCQARACSDLVLEVDLSNSNIQRLPSRVDQIDHLAHDVMRLFLKLPTGKKLNYIAGQYIDIIMSDSRHRTYSIANAPRDDGMIELHIRNVEGGRFSDFVFHHLEQKTILRIEGPMGAFYLRQDSTRPMLLVAGGTGLAPIKAIIEAAQQAGDRRKIILYWGVRSQRDLYFQDTIEQWAEQKHFTSILVLSEPEDDWQGRSGFVHEAVLDDITDLAQYDVYAAGPPIMVSAVRSRFLAAGLPEPQLFHDAFEWALD; translated from the coding sequence ATGTCTTATAAAGTTGAGCTAAAGCCCAGCGAACAAAACTTTACTATTGATGAAGGCGAATCACTCATCGATGCCGCACATCGACAAGGCATTCATTTACCTTATAGTTGTCGTGACGGAACCTGTGGCACCTGTAAAGGTAAAGTGATTCGTGGCGAAGTAAATCATCATCACTACAGCCCCCAGGCCTTATCAGAGCAAGAGCGTGAAGAGGGCATGGCCTTATTTTGTCAGGCACGCGCGTGTTCCGATTTGGTGTTAGAAGTTGATCTTAGCAACTCTAATATACAGCGTTTGCCGAGTCGCGTTGATCAGATAGATCACCTTGCACATGATGTCATGCGTTTATTTCTTAAATTACCGACCGGCAAAAAACTCAACTATATCGCTGGTCAATACATTGACATTATCATGAGTGATAGTCGTCACCGTACCTATTCCATTGCCAATGCGCCGCGTGATGATGGCATGATCGAATTGCATATTCGTAACGTCGAAGGTGGCCGTTTCTCCGATTTCGTTTTTCATCATCTCGAACAAAAAACCATCCTGCGCATAGAAGGCCCCATGGGCGCCTTTTATTTACGCCAGGATTCAACGCGCCCTATGTTGCTGGTAGCAGGTGGAACTGGCCTTGCGCCGATCAAAGCTATCATTGAAGCGGCACAGCAAGCAGGTGACAGACGAAAAATTATTTTGTATTGGGGGGTACGCTCACAACGCGATCTCTATTTTCAAGATACCATCGAACAATGGGCAGAGCAAAAACACTTTACCTCTATCCTCGTGCTATCAGAACCAGAGGATGATTGGCAAGGGCGCAGTGGCTTTGTTCATGAGGCAGTATTAGACGACATCACTGATTTAGCCCAATACGATGTGTATGCAGCCGGGCCACCTATTATGGTTAGTGCTGTACGTAGCCGTTTTTTAGCAGCAGGCTTACCCGAGCCCCAACTCTTTCACGATGCTTTTGAGTGGGCATTAGACTAG
- the xth gene encoding exodeoxyribonuclease III: MKIVSWNVNSLRVRLSHVLDWLDSAKPDVLALQETKMTDENFPAEAIQEAGYHVVFSGQKTYNGVAIISTSAASDIATDVPNLDDPQRRILAATIDGVRIVNLYVPNGQSVESEKYAYKLDWLEKVTAYIASQLAEYKELVVLGDYNIAPEDRDCYDPEAWGEDVLCSKPERAAFEKLISLGLVDTFRLFEQEDRSFSWWDYRQMAFRRKRGMRIDHVLANTALAEKCTEGSIDTEPRKLERPSDHAPVIAVFDR, from the coding sequence ATGAAAATAGTCAGTTGGAATGTTAACTCACTGCGTGTACGCCTGTCGCATGTACTAGATTGGCTAGACTCAGCCAAGCCCGATGTTTTGGCCTTGCAAGAAACTAAAATGACCGATGAAAACTTTCCAGCCGAAGCCATTCAAGAGGCCGGTTATCATGTCGTTTTCTCAGGCCAAAAAACCTATAACGGCGTTGCGATTATTAGTACATCAGCAGCCAGCGATATTGCCACCGACGTACCGAACCTGGATGACCCACAACGGCGCATTTTGGCAGCGACGATTGATGGTGTCAGAATTGTTAATCTCTACGTTCCCAACGGTCAAAGCGTTGAATCGGAAAAATACGCTTATAAACTCGACTGGCTGGAAAAAGTCACTGCTTATATTGCATCACAATTGGCAGAATATAAAGAGTTAGTCGTTCTAGGCGATTACAACATCGCCCCCGAAGACAGAGATTGCTATGACCCGGAAGCCTGGGGTGAAGACGTGTTATGCAGTAAACCTGAACGTGCTGCCTTCGAAAAATTAATCAGCCTTGGCCTGGTTGATACATTCAGACTATTTGAACAAGAAGATCGCTCCTTCAGTTGGTGGGATTATCGCCAAATGGCCTTTCGCCGCAAACGCGGTATGCGTATCGATCACGTTTTGGCGAATACAGCGCTGGCTGAAAAATGTACAGAAGGGTCTATCGACACCGAGCCACGGAAACTTGAGCGGCCATCAGATCATGCGCCAGTCATTGCTGTATTCGACAGATAA
- a CDS encoding SLC13/DASS family transporter — protein sequence MKKIALLLGPLCAIFVPIFVDIAEHPQASFMLGIGIWMVLWWISECVPLAVTALIPLITFPFTGIATAQEIAPRYMTSIMFLFIGGFLIAQAMERTGLHKRIALAILSRWHATPMQLIAGFIMTTAFLSMWISNTATTMLMLTIALAVLSRIDGLDLAKPTTATFATTLLLLIAYAANLGGMATPVGTVPNLVFIELIAQQSESLRPTFLQWMLVGVPLTLIGLVLLMIVAKFKVRKLEWFVSGELKITEDYVTLGRMRGEEKAVAWVLGLAALAWITRKGLVLDSFTIPGWSSLLPYQGIDDGTVAVVAAFSLFILRTHDGSAILGKEAFTRLPWGILILLGGGFALATGVQNSGLSSWIGESLHFFSGISFIWVLLAVAVLMIFLTEITSNTAITQVMLPILAALALGANYDMTMLMLTATFAASCAFMLPVATPPNAIVFASDRIPMQTMVRTGVMLNLLMPIVIVSVLWSLRGLLPS from the coding sequence ATGAAAAAAATCGCTTTACTGCTTGGTCCGCTGTGCGCAATTTTTGTTCCTATTTTTGTTGACATAGCAGAACACCCGCAAGCGTCGTTTATGTTGGGTATAGGCATCTGGATGGTGCTGTGGTGGATTAGCGAGTGCGTGCCGCTGGCCGTCACAGCACTTATACCGCTGATCACGTTTCCTTTTACAGGTATTGCTACGGCACAAGAAATCGCGCCACGCTATATGACTAGCATTATGTTTTTATTTATTGGGGGGTTTCTCATTGCCCAAGCGATGGAACGCACGGGCTTGCATAAGCGTATTGCCTTGGCGATTTTATCACGCTGGCATGCGACGCCTATGCAATTGATCGCTGGGTTTATTATGACAACCGCTTTCTTGTCGATGTGGATATCCAATACCGCAACAACCATGCTCATGTTAACGATTGCTTTAGCGGTGTTATCACGTATCGATGGTTTAGATCTAGCCAAGCCGACGACGGCAACTTTCGCTACCACCTTGTTGTTATTAATTGCCTATGCTGCAAACCTCGGTGGTATGGCAACGCCTGTTGGCACCGTACCGAACCTTGTATTCATCGAGCTTATTGCGCAGCAGAGCGAATCGCTACGACCAACATTTTTACAATGGATGCTGGTTGGTGTGCCATTAACCCTGATTGGTTTAGTGTTACTAATGATTGTTGCTAAGTTCAAGGTGCGTAAACTGGAATGGTTCGTATCAGGGGAATTAAAAATTACAGAAGATTACGTAACGCTAGGACGCATGCGTGGCGAAGAAAAAGCCGTAGCGTGGGTGCTGGGATTGGCAGCGCTGGCCTGGATTACACGCAAAGGCTTGGTGTTAGATAGTTTTACTATTCCCGGATGGTCGTCTTTATTGCCATACCAAGGTATTGATGATGGCACGGTTGCCGTTGTTGCGGCGTTTAGTTTATTTATATTGCGAACGCATGATGGCAGTGCCATTCTTGGTAAAGAGGCATTTACACGACTGCCGTGGGGAATATTAATATTGTTAGGTGGTGGTTTTGCGCTCGCGACCGGCGTGCAAAATTCAGGGCTTTCCTCATGGATTGGTGAGAGCTTACATTTCTTTTCAGGCATCTCGTTTATTTGGGTTTTATTAGCGGTCGCGGTATTAATGATCTTTCTCACCGAGATAACCAGCAACACGGCCATTACCCAAGTAATGTTACCCATTTTAGCTGCCTTGGCCTTGGGCGCGAATTACGATATGACGATGTTAATGCTGACCGCAACCTTTGCTGCTTCATGCGCCTTTATGTTGCCAGTAGCAACGCCCCCTAATGCCATTGTTTTTGCATCCGATCGTATCCCTATGCAAACCATGGTGCGCACTGGGGTGATGTTAAATTTATTAATGCCTATCGTTATCGTCAGCGTGCTTTGGTCATTGCGTGGCCTATTGCCGTCTTAG
- a CDS encoding cupin domain-containing protein: MIKKTAYKDAREFVTKDGSIIRELMHPAHHAAQNQSLAEAIVPLGTTTLLHKHHKTEEFYYILEGEGEMVLGGKTFKVIVGDTICITVNTSHQITATGDSDLRFLCHCSPAYSDDDTELL; the protein is encoded by the coding sequence ATGATAAAAAAAACAGCTTACAAAGATGCGCGTGAATTTGTCACTAAAGATGGTTCAATCATTCGTGAGCTAATGCACCCTGCACACCATGCAGCACAAAACCAAAGTTTGGCCGAAGCCATTGTTCCACTAGGAACAACGACCTTATTGCATAAACACCATAAGACCGAAGAATTCTATTATATTCTCGAGGGCGAGGGTGAAATGGTGTTGGGGGGAAAAACTTTTAAAGTGATAGTCGGTGATACCATTTGCATAACAGTCAACACCTCACACCAAATTACTGCAACAGGAGATAGCGATTTACGTTTTCTTTGTCACTGTAGCCCGGCTTACTCAGATGATGATACGGAGCTGTTGTAG
- a CDS encoding phytanoyl-CoA dioxygenase family protein: MIDQLHTANDGSLTDLELARFRRDGYLVVRNMVECETLAAMSAYVDAALSPLIAPAEFEADVQYPGAPADRHASGGATPRRLLSAYTRDKAFRDWAHSPELTQYVAQLLNSKQLVLSQNHHNCIMTKHPGYSSSTSWHQDMRYWSFDKPELITAWLALGEERQDNGGMAVLPGSHTLNLDRGRLDSALFLRTDLEQNQALLNTQIVALLNPGDVLFFDCKLFHAAGRNHSDAIKKSLVFTYHAADNHPIIDTRSDTTPGIIIDVSLLPCLSP, from the coding sequence ATGATAGATCAACTACATACAGCAAATGACGGCTCGCTGACGGATCTGGAGTTGGCGCGTTTTCGGCGCGATGGCTATCTTGTTGTGCGTAACATGGTTGAGTGTGAAACGCTTGCAGCGATGTCAGCCTACGTCGATGCAGCCTTGTCACCTTTAATCGCGCCGGCCGAGTTTGAAGCCGATGTGCAGTATCCGGGCGCGCCGGCTGATCGCCATGCTTCGGGTGGGGCAACCCCAAGACGCTTATTGAGTGCCTATACGCGTGACAAAGCATTTCGTGACTGGGCACACTCGCCTGAATTAACCCAATATGTTGCTCAGCTATTGAATTCAAAACAATTAGTGCTTTCGCAAAACCACCATAATTGCATTATGACCAAGCATCCCGGTTATAGCAGCTCGACCTCGTGGCATCAGGATATGCGTTACTGGTCTTTTGATAAACCTGAACTGATTACCGCCTGGCTGGCATTGGGTGAAGAACGACAAGACAATGGTGGCATGGCTGTGTTGCCAGGGTCGCATACTTTGAATTTAGATCGTGGGCGTTTAGACAGCGCCTTATTCTTGCGTACTGATCTTGAGCAAAATCAAGCCTTACTTAATACTCAGATAGTCGCTTTACTGAATCCAGGTGATGTCTTATTTTTTGATTGCAAGCTGTTTCATGCGGCTGGCCGTAATCATAGCGATGCGATCAAGAAATCACTGGTGTTCACCTATCATGCTGCTGATAATCATCCGATTATTGATACACGCTCTGATACCACGCCAGGTATTATTATCGATGTATCGTTATTGCCCTGCTTATCACCTTAA